The Campylobacter sp. RM10537 genome has a segment encoding these proteins:
- the accB gene encoding acetyl-CoA carboxylase biotin carboxyl carrier protein, whose product MTKEEIKELVNLFAEANISKIKIKEQDGFEIELERDMCCDIPAPVCPTTPAPQPINVNVVNETHSNHTKSNNPTINSPMVGTFYQAPSPGAAPFVKVGSTVKKGDAIAIIEAMKIMNEIEAEFDCKIVEILVADGQPVEFGMPLFTVEKL is encoded by the coding sequence ATGACAAAAGAAGAGATTAAAGAATTAGTCAATTTATTTGCAGAAGCTAATATTAGTAAAATTAAGATTAAAGAACAAGATGGTTTTGAAATTGAACTTGAAAGGGATATGTGCTGTGATATTCCAGCTCCGGTTTGTCCTACAACACCGGCACCACAACCTATTAATGTTAATGTTGTAAATGAAACACATTCTAATCATACAAAATCTAATAATCCAACTATTAACAGCCCTATGGTAGGTACATTTTATCAAGCTCCAAGCCCAGGTGCTGCTCCATTTGTAAAGGTAGGTAGCACTGTAAAAAAAGGAGATGCAATTGCTATTATAGAAGCTATGAAGATTATGAATGAAATTGAAGCTGAATTTGATTGTAAAATTGTAGAAATTTTAGTTGCTGATGGACAGCCTGTAGAATTTGGTATGCCTTTATTTACAGTGGAGAAATTATAA
- the dcd gene encoding dCTP deaminase: MGLKADNWIRKMALKHKMIEPFCEANIGKGVVSYGLSSYGYDIRVGREFKIFTNVNSTVVDPKNFLEQNVVDFIGDECIVPANSFALARTIEYFRMPDDVLAICLGKSTYARCGIIVNVTPFEPGFEGHITIEISNTTPLPAKIYANEGIAQVLFLQGDERCDTTYRDKQGKYQAQTGITLPRILK; the protein is encoded by the coding sequence ATGGGTTTAAAAGCGGATAATTGGATCAGAAAAATGGCACTTAAGCACAAAATGATTGAACCGTTTTGTGAAGCAAATATAGGTAAGGGGGTTGTAAGCTACGGACTTTCAAGTTATGGATATGATATACGTGTAGGGCGTGAATTTAAAATTTTTACCAATGTTAATTCTACGGTAGTTGATCCTAAAAATTTTTTAGAACAAAATGTAGTTGACTTTATAGGCGATGAATGTATCGTTCCTGCAAATTCTTTTGCACTCGCAAGAACGATAGAGTATTTTAGAATGCCTGATGATGTTTTAGCCATTTGTCTTGGTAAAAGCACCTATGCAAGATGTGGAATTATAGTCAATGTAACTCCATTTGAGCCTGGATTTGAGGGGCACATCACTATAGAAATTTCAAACACTACCCCTTTACCTGCTAAAATTTATGCTAATGAAGGTATAGCTCAAGTTTTATTTTTGCAAGGCGATGAAAGATGTGATACTACTTATCGCGATAAACAAGGCAAATATCAAGCTCAAACAGGCATAACTTTGCCTAGAATTTTAAAATAA
- the pseB gene encoding UDP-N-acetylglucosamine 4,6-dehydratase (inverting): protein MFNGKNILITGGTGSFGKTYTKILLQNYKPNKIIIFSRDELKQFEMAISFNHPCMRYFIGDVRDKERLNYAMNDVDYVIHAAAMKHVPVAEYNPMECIKTNINGAQNVIDACLENNVEKCIALSTDKACNPVNLYGATKLASDKLFVAANNIAGNKNTKFSVARYGNVVGSRGSVVPFFKKLIKEGTKELPITDERMTRFWISLEDGVKFVLSNFEIMHGGEVFVPKIPSMKITDLAHALAPNLKTKIIGIRPGEKLHETMISSDDSHLTYEFNTYYVISPSIQFTNIKSDFSINAKGEKGQKVKDGFSYSSDNNQEWVSEKDLLDIIDHTEFE, encoded by the coding sequence ATGTTTAATGGTAAAAATATTCTTATAACAGGTGGAACAGGAAGCTTTGGAAAGACTTATACTAAAATTTTACTCCAAAATTACAAGCCAAATAAAATCATTATTTTTTCAAGGGATGAATTAAAACAATTTGAAATGGCAATTTCATTTAATCACCCTTGTATGCGATATTTTATAGGAGATGTAAGGGATAAAGAAAGATTAAATTATGCTATGAATGATGTTGATTATGTTATTCATGCAGCGGCTATGAAGCATGTTCCCGTGGCTGAATATAATCCTATGGAGTGTATAAAAACAAATATTAATGGTGCACAAAATGTGATCGATGCTTGTTTAGAAAATAATGTTGAAAAATGCATCGCACTTTCCACAGATAAAGCGTGTAATCCGGTCAATTTATATGGTGCAACTAAACTTGCAAGCGATAAACTTTTTGTTGCAGCTAACAATATCGCTGGAAATAAAAATACAAAATTTAGTGTCGCTAGATATGGAAATGTAGTGGGTTCAAGAGGTTCTGTTGTCCCATTTTTTAAAAAACTGATTAAAGAAGGTACTAAAGAGCTTCCTATTACAGATGAAAGAATGACAAGATTTTGGATTAGCCTTGAAGATGGGGTTAAATTTGTTTTAAGTAATTTTGAAATCATGCATGGAGGAGAAGTTTTTGTTCCAAAAATTCCATCGATGAAAATTACAGATTTAGCTCATGCCTTAGCACCAAATTTAAAAACAAAAATCATTGGTATTAGACCAGGGGAAAAGTTACATGAAACAATGATTTCAAGTGATGATAGTCATTTAACTTATGAATTTAACACTTATTATGTAATTAGCCCAAGTATCCAATTTACAAATATAAAGAGCGATTTTAGCATCAATGCTAAAGGCGAAAAGGGACAAAAAGTTAAAGATGGTTTTTCTTATAGCTCAGACAATAATCAAGAATGGGTGAGCGAAAAAGATCTTTTAGATATTATCGATCATACGGAATTTGAATAA
- the pseC gene encoding UDP-4-amino-4,6-dideoxy-N-acetyl-beta-L-altrosamine transaminase — MLTYSHQNIDQSDIEAIVDALKGEILTGGKKVEDFEQALCEYIDVKYACVLNSATSALHLAYSALNVKNKTILTTPLTFAATANAALMAGARVEFIDIKSDGNIDEKKIEQRLKAKSEDIGAICVVDYAGNSVEMDEIYKLCKDYNIPLIDDASHALGAYYKNEKVGKKADLSIFSFHPVKPITTFEGGAVISNNEELIKKIKLLRSHGISKKRLWDSDMLELGYNYRLSDVACALGINQLKKLDRNLEKREEIAQFYDKEFEKNPYFSIIKIKNYKKSSRHLYPILLFPEFYCQKEDIFQALLDKGIGVQVHYKPTYEFSFYKKLLGQIRLENADNFYKAELSIPCHQEMNLQDAKFVKDTLFDILEKIKKGYCG, encoded by the coding sequence ATGCTTACTTATTCTCATCAAAATATCGATCAGAGTGATATTGAAGCTATTGTCGATGCTTTAAAGGGAGAAATTTTAACCGGTGGAAAAAAAGTTGAAGATTTTGAACAAGCTTTGTGTGAATATATAGATGTAAAATATGCTTGTGTTTTAAATTCAGCTACCTCAGCTTTACATTTAGCCTATAGTGCTTTAAATGTCAAAAATAAAACTATACTCACCACGCCTCTTACTTTCGCAGCAACAGCTAATGCGGCTTTAATGGCTGGTGCAAGAGTTGAATTTATTGATATTAAAAGTGATGGCAATATCGATGAAAAAAAAATAGAACAAAGGTTAAAGGCAAAAAGCGAAGATATAGGGGCAATTTGTGTTGTTGATTATGCTGGTAATAGTGTAGAAATGGATGAAATTTATAAACTTTGCAAAGACTACAATATCCCTTTAATCGATGATGCAAGTCATGCTTTAGGGGCTTATTATAAAAATGAAAAAGTGGGAAAAAAAGCAGATTTAAGCATTTTTTCTTTTCATCCAGTAAAACCTATTACCACCTTTGAAGGCGGTGCAGTCATTAGTAATAATGAGGAACTTATAAAAAAAATTAAACTTTTAAGAAGTCATGGGATATCAAAAAAAAGACTTTGGGATAGCGATATGCTTGAACTTGGCTATAATTATCGCTTAAGTGATGTTGCTTGTGCTTTAGGGATTAATCAACTTAAAAAATTAGATAGAAATTTGGAAAAACGAGAAGAAATTGCCCAATTTTACGATAAAGAATTTGAAAAAAATCCTTATTTTTCCATTATTAAAATTAAAAATTATAAAAAAAGCTCTAGGCATTTATATCCTATCTTGCTTTTTCCTGAATTTTATTGCCAAAAAGAAGATATTTTTCAAGCTTTATTGGATAAAGGTATTGGCGTACAGGTACATTACAAGCCAACATATGAATTTAGCTTTTATAAAAAACTTTTAGGACAAATAAGACTTGAAAATGCAGATAATTTTTATAAAGCAGAGCTTAGCATCCCCTGTCATCAAGAAATGAATTTGCAAGATGCTAAATTTGTAAAAGATACTCTATTTGATATACTTGAAAAAATTAAAAAGGGATATTGTGGATAG
- a CDS encoding DUF4910 domain-containing protein, with the protein MDSLDFRSLNFENTGKAMYELAKELFPICRSITGQGFRDSLYILDNALAGGGNLQIHSIKSGTKVFDWIVPPEWYIKDAFIITPNGEKICDFKKHNLHVINYSEGIDKEIELDELQNHLYSLEEEPDAIPYVTSYYKKRWGFCITHNERKKLKQGKYRVFIDAKHDENGVLNYADFIIPSTKNSKEEILISTYLCHPSMANNELSGPIVAIYLAKWLLNLKERKYNYRFVIIPETIGSIVYLSKHLKHLQKYLKAGFALTCLGDDNAYSLIHTPKENSLSDKVALHTLKIKENFKEYSFLYRGSDERQYNAPLVNLGVVGICRSKYLEYQEYHTSKDDLSFISPKGLMGGLGSMQEIILNLEINEIYKNTIFCEPNLGKRGLYHTLSTANDIPLACNFLAYCDGKNDIIDIAEILNMQAYEFQDLLKKILEFKLIK; encoded by the coding sequence GTGGATAGTCTTGATTTTAGAAGTCTTAATTTTGAAAATACTGGAAAGGCAATGTATGAACTTGCTAAAGAACTTTTTCCAATCTGTAGAAGTATAACAGGACAAGGCTTTAGAGATAGTTTATATATTTTAGATAATGCTCTGGCGGGGGGGGGTAATTTACAAATTCACTCTATTAAAAGTGGAACTAAAGTTTTTGACTGGATAGTTCCGCCTGAATGGTATATAAAAGATGCTTTTATTATCACTCCAAATGGAGAAAAAATTTGTGATTTTAAAAAACATAATCTGCATGTTATAAACTATAGTGAAGGCATTGACAAAGAAATAGAACTTGATGAATTGCAAAATCATCTTTATTCCCTTGAAGAAGAACCTGATGCTATTCCTTATGTAACAAGTTATTATAAAAAGCGTTGGGGATTTTGTATCACACACAATGAAAGAAAAAAATTAAAACAAGGAAAATACCGCGTTTTTATCGATGCTAAGCATGATGAAAATGGGGTTTTAAATTACGCAGATTTTATTATACCTAGTACAAAAAATTCCAAGGAAGAAATTTTAATCTCTACTTATCTTTGTCATCCATCAATGGCAAATAATGAATTAAGTGGACCAATAGTGGCCATTTATCTTGCTAAATGGCTTTTAAATTTAAAAGAAAGAAAATACAATTATCGTTTTGTTATTATCCCCGAAACGATAGGCTCTATAGTCTATCTTAGCAAACATTTAAAACACTTGCAAAAATACCTTAAAGCGGGTTTTGCACTTACATGTTTAGGCGATGATAATGCTTACTCACTTATACACACACCTAAAGAAAACTCACTAAGCGATAAAGTAGCTTTGCATACACTTAAAATTAAGGAAAATTTTAAAGAATATAGTTTTTTATATCGTGGATCTGATGAGAGACAATACAATGCTCCGCTTGTAAATTTGGGTGTTGTTGGGATATGCAGATCAAAATATTTAGAATATCAAGAATATCACACTTCTAAAGATGATTTAAGTTTCATTAGCCCTAAAGGTTTAATGGGTGGACTTGGAAGCATGCAAGAAATAATTTTAAATTTGGAAATTAATGAAATTTATAAAAATACTATTTTTTGCGAACCAAATCTTGGAAAAAGAGGGCTTTATCATACACTTAGCACGGCTAATGATATACCCTTGGCTTGTAATTTTCTAGCCTATTGTGATGGAAAAAATGACATCATCGACATAGCTGAAATTTTAAATATGCAAGCTTATGAATTTCAAGATTTATTAAAAAAAATATTGGAGTTTAAATTAATCAAATGA
- a CDS encoding AAC(3) family N-acetyltransferase encodes MKYILEYNCKKYSDIDLIETFYQLGIKNGDILCVHVQLFKFGKPLLPRNEFLQTILECFFEAIGKDGTLIMPTFTYNFCKNKIYNKQESKSEVGILTEYFRKLKNVQRTNDPIFSFAIKGSNQKIFLKNTTSCFGKNSVYDILVKKNGKYMIFGSNEGHALVHYVEEKNKTFCRYFKNFKGLIVDKHNKKNININYYVRDLKLSYACDIYKIRNIVNKIKSYSKKEFAGDTIEIYNSKEYVQAINQKLTNDKLAIYKKF; translated from the coding sequence ATGAAATATATTTTAGAATACAATTGTAAAAAATATTCTGATATTGATTTAATAGAAACTTTTTATCAGCTAGGTATAAAAAATGGTGATATTCTATGCGTGCATGTCCAACTTTTCAAATTTGGAAAGCCTTTACTCCCTAGAAATGAATTTTTACAAACAATATTAGAGTGCTTCTTTGAAGCCATTGGTAAAGATGGTACTTTAATTATGCCTACTTTTACCTACAATTTTTGCAAAAATAAAATTTACAATAAACAAGAGTCAAAAAGCGAAGTTGGAATTTTAACAGAATATTTTAGAAAATTAAAAAATGTCCAAAGAACAAACGATCCAATATTTTCTTTTGCCATAAAAGGATCTAATCAAAAAATATTCTTAAAAAATACAACAAGTTGCTTTGGTAAAAATAGTGTTTATGATATTTTAGTTAAAAAAAATGGAAAATATATGATATTTGGATCAAATGAAGGTCATGCTTTAGTTCACTATGTAGAAGAAAAAAATAAAACTTTTTGCAGATATTTTAAAAATTTTAAAGGTCTTATAGTAGATAAACATAACAAGAAAAATATAAATATAAATTATTATGTTAGAGATTTAAAACTATCATACGCATGTGATATTTATAAAATTAGAAATATAGTTAATAAAATAAAAAGCTACTCAAAAAAAGAATTCGCCGGCGATACTATTGAAATTTATAATTCTAAAGAATATGTTCAAGCTATAAATCAAAAACTTACAAACGATAAATTAGCTATATATAAAAAATTTTAG
- a CDS encoding AMP-binding protein, whose protein sequence is MLTHIYNFLEKSVENFSEKIAFVEPFTKERKEITYKEFDLYSKKVASEILRKLNNDTLPLQKAILIILPKGIDCLISFFGVALSGNFYTLLDEKSPKERIEKVIEVLKPKLLITSKDLNLDLNLPTLYTQDFKSFNTDENLITKAKEKHIDTNLLYVLFTSGSTGIPKGVSIAHKSVIDYTFWVCETFDFDENEILANQAPFYFDNSVLDIFSSVKVGATLHIIPNHIFTFPAKVLQCLEQEKVSTIFWVPSVLIYFANTEALDNFSSKHLKKILFCGEIMPNKQLNIWRKHLPQSLFANLYGPTEITDVCTYYIINRPFKDDELLPIGKACKNTELLVFDENMNYISTKEIGKKGELYIRGTSLSLGYYNDKEKTNKAFIQNPLHDNYLDLLYKTGDIVAYNGFEELLCYGRADNQIKYMGHRIELGEIENIINSHDKVRNSACVFKEEIICFYESKEEIDFRIFLKDKLPLYMIPKHFKRIDSFKLNQNGKIDRGYLNEI, encoded by the coding sequence ATGCTCACCCACATCTACAACTTTCTAGAAAAAAGTGTTGAAAATTTTAGTGAAAAAATAGCCTTTGTTGAACCTTTTACCAAAGAAAGAAAAGAAATCACTTATAAAGAATTTGATCTTTATTCTAAAAAAGTTGCCAGTGAAATTCTAAGAAAGTTAAATAATGATACTTTACCTTTACAAAAAGCCATTCTTATTATCTTACCTAAAGGCATTGATTGTTTGATTTCTTTTTTTGGTGTAGCTTTAAGTGGAAACTTTTATACACTCTTAGATGAAAAAAGTCCCAAAGAAAGAATAGAAAAAGTTATAGAAGTTTTAAAACCAAAACTTCTAATCACTTCTAAAGATTTAAATTTAGATTTAAATTTACCTACTTTATATACACAAGATTTTAAAAGTTTTAATACAGATGAAAATTTAATCACTAAAGCCAAAGAAAAACACATTGACACTAATTTACTTTATGTACTTTTTACAAGTGGAAGTACAGGAATTCCTAAAGGAGTAAGTATAGCTCATAAGAGTGTGATTGATTATACGTTTTGGGTATGTGAAACTTTTGATTTTGATGAGAATGAAATTTTAGCTAATCAAGCTCCATTTTATTTTGATAATAGTGTTTTAGATATTTTTTCAAGTGTAAAAGTGGGCGCAACTTTACATATCATCCCTAATCATATCTTTACTTTTCCTGCTAAAGTATTACAATGCTTAGAACAAGAAAAAGTAAGTACGATATTTTGGGTGCCTTCAGTATTGATTTATTTTGCAAATACAGAAGCTTTAGATAATTTTTCTTCTAAACATCTCAAAAAAATACTCTTTTGTGGTGAAATCATGCCCAATAAGCAACTTAATATCTGGAGAAAACATTTACCTCAAAGTTTATTTGCTAATCTTTATGGTCCTACTGAAATCACTGATGTTTGCACCTACTACATCATCAACCGTCCTTTTAAAGATGATGAACTCTTACCAATTGGTAAAGCTTGTAAAAATACAGAACTTCTAGTCTTTGATGAAAATATGAATTATATAAGTACTAAAGAAATAGGTAAAAAAGGAGAATTATATATAAGAGGAACTTCTTTATCCTTAGGATATTACAATGACAAAGAAAAAACAAATAAAGCTTTTATACAAAATCCTTTACATGATAATTATTTAGACTTACTCTATAAGACAGGAGATATTGTTGCTTATAATGGATTTGAAGAATTGTTATGCTATGGAAGAGCTGATAATCAGATTAAATACATGGGTCATAGAATAGAACTAGGAGAAATAGAAAATATTATTAATTCCCATGATAAAGTAAGAAACTCTGCTTGTGTTTTTAAAGAAGAGATTATTTGTTTTTATGAGAGTAAAGAAGAAATTGATTTTAGAATATTTTTAAAAGATAAATTACCTCTTTATATGATACCTAAACATTTTAAAAGAATTGATAGTTTTAAACTCAATCAAAATGGTAAGATTGATAGGGGTTATTTAAATGAAATTTGA
- a CDS encoding acyl carrier protein, translated as MQNVKQFFINIERTDIDESMTNLVSEDFIDSIDIMALVAEIEKYYKKPLKAEFITPENFESFENIQKMLELAMKD; from the coding sequence ATGCAAAACGTTAAACAATTTTTTATCAATATAGAAAGAACCGATATTGATGAAAGCATGACGAATTTGGTTAGCGAAGATTTTATTGATAGTATTGATATCATGGCTTTAGTAGCTGAAATAGAAAAATATTACAAAAAACCTTTAAAAGCTGAATTTATAACTCCTGAAAATTTTGAAAGCTTTGAAAATATTCAAAAAATGCTAGAACTTGCTATGAAAGATTAA
- a CDS encoding acyl carrier protein, translating into MTAYLHIGTTNTGNQEKQGFLMQNEEKLLEKGYIYPKSLRVANRHWALVDIVLELVKKEKLSRNILEDLSNERLLRTIENFKIESALHKDKKFIFSAEGIVWDFSTKRHVEILERVMRELGFKKIYIIVYFRDILGYLNSHCSQDHKNNMGYYSADFAPYNHPRKYIFDYEWICKTHSEVFGGENLIVRLLREDYVGGTLLKDFVYHLGLEWDESFILKQTKNESFNLLGMELMSRLNKKDLQQDNLNSLLFMARRKFEGTQEKRLKFAVQKDIAKAYVDYFTPSLEWVRQKYFPHKKSLFAPINWDEYKENYTLKDVKKEDWDNIVDFIAQIIISKNKIIQSLKEY; encoded by the coding sequence ATGACAGCATATCTACATATAGGTACTACAAATACAGGAAATCAAGAAAAACAAGGTTTTTTGATGCAAAATGAAGAAAAACTTTTAGAAAAAGGTTATATTTATCCAAAAAGTCTTAGGGTGGCAAATAGGCACTGGGCTTTAGTAGATATAGTTTTGGAATTGGTTAAAAAAGAAAAATTAAGCCGAAATATTTTAGAAGATTTAAGCAATGAAAGATTATTAAGAACTATAGAGAATTTTAAAATTGAAAGTGCATTACATAAGGATAAGAAATTTATTTTTTCAGCTGAAGGCATAGTTTGGGATTTTTCTACTAAAAGACATGTTGAAATTTTAGAAAGAGTTATGAGAGAGTTGGGATTTAAAAAGATTTATATAATTGTATATTTTAGAGATATTTTAGGATATTTAAATTCGCATTGCTCTCAAGATCATAAAAATAATATGGGGTATTATTCTGCTGATTTTGCACCTTATAATCATCCTAGAAAGTATATTTTTGATTATGAATGGATTTGTAAAACTCATTCAGAAGTTTTTGGAGGAGAAAATTTAATTGTAAGACTTTTGAGAGAAGATTATGTTGGAGGAACTTTACTTAAAGATTTTGTTTATCATTTGGGGCTCGAATGGGATGAGAGTTTTATTTTAAAACAGACCAAAAATGAAAGTTTTAATCTCTTAGGAATGGAGCTTATGTCTAGACTTAATAAAAAAGATTTACAACAAGATAATTTAAATTCTTTACTTTTTATGGCAAGAAGAAAATTTGAAGGTACGCAAGAAAAAAGATTGAAATTTGCGGTTCAAAAAGATATAGCTAAAGCTTATGTAGATTATTTTACCCCTTCTCTTGAATGGGTAAGACAAAAGTATTTTCCACACAAAAAGTCTCTTTTCGCTCCTATAAATTGGGATGAGTATAAAGAAAACTATACTTTAAAAGATGTTAAAAAAGAAGACTGGGATAATATTGTCGATTTTATAGCTCAAATTATCATCTCTAAAAACAAAATCATTCAATCTTTAAAAGAATATTAA
- a CDS encoding DUF2920 family protein, whose amino-acid sequence MLINKTYEISSCDDVELNIKRTSKLEYRMTYDDEKQMKAIVFVIGGYGANANISFLDFDREYIAKKFDVVVVNVFYHCFCQRRSNEEKYSATTMFIEDDLQNLKKALEAIGINAYDLNIHNADNYYQILNQTISNFKSNHQIPQDYKACFTSTFVPPNDEYQNYGIMAAIDHINALKDIVKNYPQFENLPKIYGGGSYGGYLSLLIAKIAPWYVDGVIDNSGGALPVIEGLIGKELLRFDYTFNDPNTIIGCNIKTYWTRKDPNSPYYFKDENYIMRAILNSSHLILGANVNPNIIYVSYHSIKDLATPAKDKIELYKCFKQLNLDATLHLIQDEKDIDGKMIKSLEHGMRMTDKALFRKELPLMLEKLKDRKSPMRENSISYPCKNKVFKFKDEGDKFKLEII is encoded by the coding sequence ATGCTTATTAATAAAACTTATGAAATTTCTTCTTGTGATGATGTAGAACTTAATATTAAAAGAACTTCAAAACTAGAATATCGTATGACTTATGATGATGAAAAACAAATGAAAGCTATAGTTTTTGTAATTGGTGGATATGGAGCTAATGCTAATATTTCTTTTTTAGATTTTGATAGAGAATATATCGCTAAAAAATTTGATGTAGTTGTAGTAAATGTTTTTTATCATTGTTTTTGCCAAAGAAGATCAAATGAGGAAAAGTATAGCGCTACAACAATGTTTATAGAGGATGATTTGCAAAATTTAAAAAAAGCTTTAGAGGCTATTGGTATAAATGCATATGATTTAAATATTCACAATGCAGATAACTATTATCAAATTTTAAATCAAACAATATCAAATTTTAAATCAAATCATCAAATCCCTCAAGATTATAAAGCTTGTTTTACTTCAACTTTTGTCCCACCCAATGATGAATATCAAAACTATGGCATTATGGCTGCTATTGATCATATCAATGCTTTAAAAGATATTGTTAAAAATTATCCACAATTTGAAAATTTACCAAAGATCTACGGCGGGGGGTCATATGGTGGATACTTATCTTTACTTATAGCAAAAATTGCTCCTTGGTATGTGGATGGAGTGATTGATAATTCGGGTGGAGCTTTACCTGTAATTGAAGGATTAATAGGCAAGGAATTGTTAAGATTTGATTATACTTTTAATGATCCAAATACAATTATAGGATGTAATATCAAAACCTATTGGACAAGAAAAGATCCTAATTCTCCTTATTATTTTAAAGATGAAAATTATATAATGAGAGCGATTTTAAATTCTTCTCATCTTATCCTTGGGGCTAATGTTAATCCAAATATTATTTATGTTTCTTACCATAGTATCAAAGATCTTGCGACTCCCGCTAAAGACAAAATAGAACTTTATAAATGTTTTAAACAACTTAATCTTGATGCAACTTTGCATTTAATCCAAGATGAAAAAGATATCGATGGTAAAATGATTAAAAGCTTAGAACATGGTATGAGAATGACAGATAAAGCTTTGTTTAGGAAAGAACTTCCTTTAATGCTTGAAAAATTAAAAGATAGAAAATCTCCCATGAGAGAAAATTCTATTTCTTATCCGTGCAAAAACAAGGTTTTTAAATTTAAAGATGAAGGTGATAAATTTAAACTTGAAATTATTTAA
- the pseF gene encoding pseudaminic acid cytidylyltransferase — MKNLCIIPARGGSKRIPRKNIVDFLGKPLISYSIENALNSQIFNEVIVSSDDEEIIEVALKFGAKIPFKRSTQLSDDYASSTAVIQDAIQILQKQGQNYNHVCCLYATAPLISADILKQAFENFIQNKSQFLFSACEFDYPIQRAFYLDEKRQVYMFDEKHYQSCSQDLTKAYHDAGAFYFGTSKAWLENDFMFRPYSSVFLLPRNLVCDIDTPQDLEFAKILYKVNHESFI, encoded by the coding sequence ATGAAAAATCTTTGCATCATACCTGCGCGTGGTGGTTCAAAAAGAATTCCTAGAAAAAATATTGTAGATTTTTTAGGAAAACCTTTAATTTCTTATAGTATAGAAAATGCTTTAAATTCTCAAATTTTTAATGAAGTTATAGTTTCAAGCGATGATGAAGAAATCATCGAAGTTGCTTTAAAATTTGGCGCTAAAATTCCTTTTAAAAGATCCACTCAACTAAGCGATGATTATGCTTCAAGTACCGCTGTAATACAAGATGCGATACAAATTTTACAAAAACAAGGACAAAATTATAATCATGTTTGTTGTCTTTATGCCACAGCTCCGCTCATTAGCGCTGATATTTTAAAACAAGCCTTTGAAAATTTTATACAAAATAAAAGCCAATTCCTATTTAGCGCTTGTGAATTTGATTATCCCATACAAAGAGCTTTTTATTTGGATGAAAAAAGACAAGTTTATATGTTTGATGAAAAGCATTACCAAAGCTGCTCCCAAGATCTAACTAAAGCTTATCATGATGCCGGGGCTTTTTATTTTGGCACCAGCAAAGCTTGGCTCGAAAATGATTTTATGTTTAGACCTTACTCAAGTGTATTTTTACTCCCAAGAAATTTAGTTTGTGATATCGATACACCTCAAGATTTAGAATTTGCAAAGATACTTTATAAGGTAAATCATGAAAGTTTTATTTAG